The Macaca fascicularis isolate 582-1 chromosome 1, T2T-MFA8v1.1 genome includes a window with the following:
- the ANGPTL7 gene encoding angiopoietin-related protein 7 has protein sequence MLKKPLSAVTWLCIFIVAFVSHPAWLQKPSKRKTPAQLKAATCCEEVKELKAQVANLSSLLSELNKKQERDWVSVVMQVMELESNSKRMESRLTDAESKYSEMNNQIDIMQLQAAQTVTQTSADAIYDCSSLYQKNYRISGVYKLPPDDFLGSPELEVFCDMETSGGGWTIIQRRKSGLVSFYQDWKQYKQGFGSIRGDFWLGNEHIHRLSRQPTRLRVEMEDWEGNLRYAEYSHFVLGNELNSYRLFLGNYTGNVGNDALQYHNNTAFSTKDKDNDNCLDKCAQLRKGGYWYNCCTDSNLNGVYYRLGEHNKHLDGITWYGWHGSTYSLKRVEMKIRPEDFKP, from the exons ATGCTGAAAAAGCCTCTCTCAGCTGTGACCTGGCTCTGCATTTTCATCGTGGCCTTTGTCAGCCACCCAGCATGGCTGCAGAAGCCCTCTAAGCGCAAGACACCAGCACAGCTCAAAGCGGCCACCTGCTGTGAGGAGGTGAAGGAGCTCAAGGCCCAAGTCGCCAACCTCAGCAGCCTGCTGAGTGAACTGAACAAGAAGCAGGAAAGGGACTGGGTCAGTGTGGTCATGCAGGTGATGGAGCTGGAGAGCAACAGCAAGCGCATGGAGTCGCGGCTCACAGATGCCGAGAGCAAGTACTCTGAGATGAACAACCAAATCGACATCATGCAGCTGCAGGCGGCACAGACGGTCACTCAGACCTCCGCAG ATGCCATCTACGACTGCTCTTCACTCTACCAGAAGAACTACCGCATCTCTGGAGTGTATAAGCTTCCTCCTGATGACTTCCTGGGCAGCCCTGAACTGGAG GTGTTCTGTGACATGGAGACTTCAGGTGGAGGCTGGACCATCATCCAGAGACGAAAAAGTGGCCTTGTCTCCTTCTACCAGGACTGGAAGCAGTACAAGCAGGGCTTTGGCAGCATCCGTGGGGACTTCTGGCTGGGGAATGAACACATCCACCGGCTCTCCAGACAGCCAACCCGGCTGCGTGTAGAGATGGAG GACTGGGAGGGCAACCTGCGCTACGCTGAGTATAGCCACTTTGTTCTGGGCAATGAACTCAACAGCTATCGCCTCTTCCTGGGGAACTACACTGGCAATGTGGGGAACGACGCCCTCCAGTATCATAACAACACAGCCTTCAGCACCAAGGACAAGGACAATGACAACTGCTTAGACAAGTGTGCACAGCTCCGCAAAG GTGGCTACTGGTACAACTGCTGCACAGACTCCAATCTCAATGGAGTGTACTACCGCCTGGGCGAGCACAACAAGCACTTGGATGGCATCACCTGGTACGGCTGGCATGGATCTACCTACTCCCTGAAACGGGTGGAGATGAAAATCCGCCCGGAAGACTTTAAGCCTTAA